One genomic segment of Pedobacter endophyticus includes these proteins:
- a CDS encoding LytTR family DNA-binding domain-containing protein, whose product MRRLIKLLNETHPAHDNPVGYLKTITIIGIVLFAILWVFKPFNFHHLQEDRIFVMALLYAGTAYVTMLICLIWIIAFPRIFEAKTWTLGKELLIICYQFTTIAFTVWLLTRYLGGWKPGGQSYWTTWFMVAKGGILPYFVATSIKHVYLLKKHVKDAELMQQQVTEHKASVAEQRLHIPHLLPPVNFNEFLFAESDGNYLKIHVSRSNTLLNYTVRLTLKQFEADNSSFTNLFRCHRMFLINLAHINQIAGNAAGYLVTLGDDLTQIPVSRAKVPLLKTKLAEPSE is encoded by the coding sequence ATGCGAAGGCTTATCAAGCTACTAAACGAAACTCACCCTGCCCATGATAATCCGGTTGGTTATTTAAAAACAATTACCATCATCGGCATCGTGCTGTTTGCAATTTTGTGGGTATTTAAACCCTTTAACTTCCACCACCTTCAAGAGGATCGAATATTTGTAATGGCGCTACTTTATGCCGGTACTGCTTATGTTACGATGTTGATTTGTTTGATCTGGATTATTGCCTTTCCGCGCATATTTGAGGCAAAAACCTGGACCCTGGGTAAAGAATTGTTAATAATTTGCTATCAGTTTACCACCATTGCATTTACAGTTTGGTTGTTGACGCGATATTTGGGTGGCTGGAAGCCAGGGGGCCAGAGCTATTGGACTACGTGGTTTATGGTTGCCAAGGGGGGGATTTTGCCTTATTTTGTAGCTACCTCAATTAAGCATGTTTACTTACTTAAGAAACATGTGAAGGATGCTGAACTTATGCAGCAGCAGGTAACTGAACACAAGGCTTCTGTAGCCGAGCAGCGGCTCCATATTCCGCATTTGTTGCCACCAGTAAACTTTAATGAATTTCTTTTTGCTGAATCGGATGGCAACTATCTGAAAATCCATGTTAGCCGCTCAAATACATTACTCAACTACACCGTAAGGCTTACGCTGAAGCAATTTGAAGCCGATAACTCGAGCTTTACAAACCTGTTTCGTTGCCATCGAATGTTCTTAATTAATTTGGCACACATCAATCAAATAGCAGGTAATGCCGCCGGATACCTCGTTACTTTAGGAGATGATTTAACACAAATACCAGTTTCGAGGGCAAAAGTTCCATTGCTGAAAACAAAATTGGCCGAACCGAGCGAATAG